From Mercenaria mercenaria strain notata chromosome 17, MADL_Memer_1, whole genome shotgun sequence, the proteins below share one genomic window:
- the LOC123536563 gene encoding fibrinogen C domain-containing protein 1-A-like: MNDFEQRLETILGTLDGGSRIRDCQDVQRLGYNTTGIYTIYPDGTMGFPVRCDMDGGWTVIHRRVSESDFYKSWNDYQTGFGNLSNNFWLGNQQIHTITTRGWYQLRVDLETVSGIVAYAEYNVFSVGNVDSMYKLSVDGYSGNASDSLANYHNGKKFSTKDRDNDDYSGHCAQKHHGGWWYRSCDMSNLNRNYDAMEWESFTGTDDPLRFTEMKIRRWRPTAED, from the coding sequence ATGAATGATTTTGAACAAAGACTGGAAACAATTTTGGGAACATTAGATGGTGGGTCGAGAATTCGCGACTGTCAAGACGTGCAACGCTTAGGATATAACACAACCGGTATCTATACGATATATCCTGATGGAACAATGGGATTTCCAGTGAGATGCGATATGGATGGTGGTTGGACTGTTATACACAGAAGAGTGTCTGAAAGTGACTTTTATAAGTCTTGGAACGATTATCAGACTGGATTTGGAAATCTAAGCAATAATTTCTGGCTAGGAAATCAACAGATACATACAATTACCACAAGGGGGTGGTATCAGTTGCGTGTTGATCTTGAAACAGTTAGCGGTATTGTTGCATATGCGGAATATAATGTTTTTTCGGTCGGGAATGTTGACTCCATGTATAAACTCTCCGTGGACGGTTATAGTGGTAATGCAAGTGACAGTCTTGCAAATTACCACAACGGGAAAAAGTTTTCTACCAAGGATAGGGATAACGATGACTACAGTGGGCACTGTGCACAAAAGCATCATGGCGGCTGGTGGTACAGATCTTGTGATATGTCTAATCTTAACAGGAACTATGATGCTATGGAGTGGGAATCATTTACGGGAACTGACGATCCTTTGCGTTTTACAGAAATGAAGATCCGACGTTGGCGACCGACTGCCGAagattaa